A window of Salvia splendens isolate huo1 chromosome 8, SspV2, whole genome shotgun sequence genomic DNA:
AGAATTTAAAAGCCCAAGCACTATGGATAACAGTCCAGGAATGCCACCACTTCCTCCGACAGCCAATCAGTACTCGGCACGTGGAAGGATGGGTGTTCGCTCTAGGTAAATTCTTTAAACTACTTTTATAATTCGTGTTGCTACTTGGATGTGGAAACAAAACGTTTGTGTAATAATGCTGAGGTAAGGACTTGTTTGGTGCTCTTGGGTCAGGCATCAGGGATTGAACTTATATAAATTTCTCAAGCTTTACTCCCATGAGAACTGATGTTGCAACTGTTTGAAAGAGAAGTTATCAATCAAATACTAATACTTAGCTCTTATCTGATTAGTTCCCTCTTTTAATGGCCAGGTATGTTGACACTTTCAACCGAGGTGGTGGGAATGCAGTAAGTGGGTTCCAGTCGCCTTCTGTACCTTCTGCGAAACCAGCAGGTGGCATCAACCCAAAATTTTTCGTTCCCGCACCAGCATCCCATGCTGAGCAGCTTGTCGTCGAAGAAAAGCAGAATGCTTCCACCACTTATGAAAAtgcttcttcctctcctcctaATGACTCGTTCCATTCACCAACTCCCTCATCTTCCATGGCAGCTATGCAAAGATTTGGAAGCATGAGTAACATATACAACAAGGAGGCAAATGATAGCTCGTTTGCGTTAAATTCACGGCGAACTGCTTCATGGGGTGGGAGCTTAAATGACTCAATGAGCCCTCCAAATAGGACACAACCTCCGGGAGAGCCACTGGGCATGCGTCCTCCATCTTTCAGGCAAAGTGACACTTCGCTAGCAGATTCCTCAGTGAGTGGTGGCAGTTACGGAGAAGAACTACAAGAAGTCGAACTCTGATATCCGCAAGATGTACATAACAAATTTATCCATACAGCCAGAGCCTGTTCAATTCATAGATTGTCTGCAGCAAGTGATGGAGATCGACAAATTTTCTATCCTTTTATTTTCCTTCTCCATTTCGATATAgcccctttttttatttttgtggcaCGCAATTCTCCAATTATATGTTTCGTGTTTTTACTATTGTATTTTAAATGTTATTTAGTATACTTTATAGAGGTTTGCTCATCATTCAAAATGAAACACTGTTCTGGTCGTGGGAAAGTAATAGCGCGCGAACTGTACACATTCGAGCAAAGAATAGGAATGTTGCGCAGAGGATTTTGATAAGTTATAAACAGTTGAATAATTTGTAACATTTTGTTTCATTTGCTAAACGCCTGGTTTTGAACGTTTCATTTGCAAAATCACTGATAAAAACTAATGTTCTTGAAATATTCTCAACAGTGATACACCAACGTTCCAGCATATATATGGCACAACTGGCACTTTTTCCAGTCTTTTTATGACGTAAAGATAATGAATGAATTATTTTAGATACATTCACAACTAAACCAAGTACACGATTGCGACAttttacagaaaaaaaaaatctaactgCGAAATTTGGTGTTCCAATCGAGGGCAGTATACTCTGAAATGTCAAAAATCAGCTGATCCAGGTGCTCGAGGGAAGGGTATTGCATCTCTTATATTGTCGACCCCAGTAGCAAACTGCACAAGCCTCTCGAAACCCAACCCGAACCCGGCATGGGGAACTGTCACACAAGAATAGCAGAGGGTGCATTTTGAGTCCTGCTGGTAGCAGTAGTAATCCCATAATTAAGAGGGAAGACTTGGTCCTATATACTTCGAAAGTACGCAATTTCTGTACATTTTGCCAGAAACCGCCTTTTGATACTAAAGCCTAAAATCCTATACCAAATCATCACATTAAACTTCAAGATTGATTAATCAATAATGAAACGCAAAACTTGGGGGGCTATCTCTAGTGTCAAAATATGTAAGAAGGTGCCTATATGGGGATCCACATATAATTTCTTTGGTGTTTCAATCAAGATAGGGGTACTGGCTTGTGGATCTTGACCCTTGATGCGGTCTCACACAAGACCccataatgaatatatttttggaagaccccataatgaatatatttttggaataatgcactaaaatgtcGATGGCAGTTCCAAAATCCTGAGGTGTTTGGTAAAAATTACATTTCTGAATGTTTTTGGGACTATTTTGCCACCACTCCTTAGATTAAAGATGCCCCTCTCCCAAGTGTAACACGAGTAATATAGTATTTCACCCTCAATTTTAAGATACTTGGTACATATTCAGCATCAGCTATAGTGCTTGAACTCGATAAGATAGGAATGAAAAATTGGATGAAGTATAAGCCTCACCTGAACCATAACGCCGCAGGTCAAGGTACCACCAGTAGCTCTCCTTGTTGAGCTTTAAATCATCCAACCTTTGTTCCAGATAAGCAAGGCGTTCTTCTCTTTGGCTTCCACCAATGAGTTCACCAATCTGAAGAATGGTAGTTTAGAACACAAGAAAATAGAAAGATAGTACTTCAAATGCAGAGACCATGACTTTTCTGCATGCCTAAGTAACACCTTAGAAGGAAGTGGTGGGTTGGTTTGGTGGAGGTGGGGTAGGAAGGTGGCATATGCAGATTGCATGGAGTCTGAAGATAAAGCCAAGCAGATTGAGATGGAATACTGTGCATAATATTATCCAAATGTATCACAACAAGCAAATATTGTGCAATCGATGGAGTAAAAGGAACTTAATGCAACGCAATATGTGTGCAGAACTGCATACTATATTTGTCATCACATTATATTATCTGATAGATAGAATTATGGTTCTGATATATTTACCCGAGGAACcaacatatccatggctgcaACAGTCCGCCCATCATCATTTTGGCGCATGTAAAATGCCTTGATATCCTGAGAGTTAAGAGAACAAAATCCAATCCCCAATCTGTAGAGGAATATAATGCAAATAGGCTCAGGAAGAAGATATTCTTACCTTCGGATAATCTCTTACAATGACAGGACATCCACCAAAACCTTGCTCAGTTATATATCGTTCATGCTCACTTTGAAGATCACATCCCCATGTTACCTATAAACAACATATAAAAAAGGTCAAATGGTTAAATAGGCTGTCCTagttgaaaaaagaaaagaaaaaattgaagTGCTGGGCCATAAGACAAGCACCGGAAATTCAAATTTCTTCTTTGCTTTCAGGAGAAGTTCAACTGCATCAGTGTATGTCAGCTGGACAACCTTTTTCTCAACTACATCCTGACATGTGTGTTTCAAAATGAGACAATAATCAGAAAATATAATACGAACATATAACAATTGGCATAAATAGTACGGAGTAGCAGAAAGCTAAAGTTAGCATGATGGAGACTAAGAAATGCTCTTAAAAGTCAAGGAAAGAAGGCCCAAACGACTGAGTTAGAACCCATACACTTAGCCGGTCGATGATTCCTTTCTCAATCCAAGTATTGAAGAAATCCATATCTTCTTTGCAGTTTTCAAGAACGTATTTTACCtgtcaaacaaaacaagaaagaCAAGCCAGTGTTAGAAACACAGCACAAATTAAAGGATGTTGATAAAATCATAGAAGGACAATAGGTTTGTACGGGTAACCTACTACATACTGGAGATATGCAGTTGCACAAGCCATGTCATCTTCTAGATCGGCAAATGCAAGTTCTGGTTCTATCATCTTGGGAAAGAAAAGCAGTAGTCAAGATTTTTGCGACAATATAAATGCACATAAACACTAATTCCTGGAAGGAAATAATGGAGAACAGAAAACAAATCGGAAGTATCCAAGTCAGTAACTTAGTAAATCCTATGTATACCCAAAATTCAGCCAAGTGCCGAGATGTATTTGAATTTTCTGCTCTAAATGTAGGACCAAAAGTATATACCTGGCAGAgagcaaataaaatattaacaGACAATATACACAGCAAGTAAATAAGCAACTGTAAAAGTTCCAGATAGCTTTAAATTGCTAATCACTAGATATGGTAAGTGCATATTAATTGACAAGCAAGAGTTTTACATCCGTAAGAGCAGTAGCATATGTTTCAGCATTCAGTTGCCCAGATACTGTTAGAAAAGCTGGTTTCCCAAAGAAGTCCTGCCCAGACAATAAACAAAGAACACGTCAAACATTAATTTGTTTTCATTGCTTTTACATAAGAATGCATAAGTAGTAATCTATCACATGATATCTGCTACAGAAAAAGACAGCTATCAGCAGAGCATCATTCGAAGATATTGCTTAAATGACTGTAACCTGAGGACCACCCCAAGAAAGCCTACTCACTCCAATTGAGACACAGAAAGCTCACAAGGAGAACAGAGAAAAATTAGCACAGCAAAATATAAATGTTGTAATGCCCCAGCAATTAGCACAGCAAAATATAAATGTTTTAATGCGAAATGTCTTTCAATGTAGTTGATTTTGACAAAGGAAAAGCAACAGAACCTTGCCTTGGACCAATCGACTGAACCATCCTGTGTTGTGGGGATGGCA
This region includes:
- the LOC121744517 gene encoding asparagine--tRNA ligase, chloroplastic/mitochondrial-like isoform X3, translating into MAAAATTLRLLKPLSSAAAPLLAHLNNPAINRSVAPLLLFSSAAVSRHHCSFCTAASASVSSGEATKAEPIESEKGAKIREFRRKLKIVDIKGGNDEGLDRLGETLVVRGWVRTLRAQSSVTFIEVNDGSCLSNMQCVMSSDADGYDQVESGVISTGASVWIQGTVVASQGSKQKVELKVDKLVTVGTSDPSFPIQKKRVSKEFLRTKAHLRPRTNTFGAVARVRNALAYATHKFFKENGFLWLSSPIITASDCEGAGEQFCVTTLFSNPSEAVHSPVNAIPTTQDGSVDWSKDFFGKPAFLTVSGQLNAETYATALTDVYTFGPTFRAENSNTSRHLAEFWMIEPELAFADLEDDMACATAYLQYVVKYVLENCKEDMDFFNTWIEKGIIDRLSDVVEKKVVQLTYTDAVELLLKAKKKFEFPVTWGCDLQSEHERYITEQGFGGCPVIVRDYPKDIKAFYMRQNDDGRTVAAMDMLVPRIGELIGGSQREERLAYLEQRLDDLKLNKESYWWYLDLRRYGSVPHAGFGLGFERLVQFATGVDNIRDAIPFPRAPGSADF
- the LOC121744517 gene encoding asparagine--tRNA ligase, chloroplastic/mitochondrial-like isoform X2; this translates as MAAAATTLRLLKPLSSAAAPLLAHLNNPAINRSVAPLLLFSSAAVSRHHCSFCTAASASVSSGEATKAEPIESEKGAKIREFRRKLKIVDIKGGNDEGLDRLGETLVVRGWVRTLRAQSSVTFIEVNDGSCLSNMQCVMSSDADGYDQVESGVISTGASVWIQGTVVASQGSKQKVELKVDKLVTVGTSDPSFPIQKKRVSKEFLRTKAHLRPRTNTFGAVARVRNALAYATHKFFKENGFLWLSSPIITASDCEGAGEQFCVTTLFSNPSEAVHSPVNAIPTTQDGSVDWSKDFFGKPAFLTVSGQLNAETYATALTDVYTFGPTFRAENSNTSRHLAEFWMIEPELAFADLEDDMACATAYLQYVVKYVLENCKEDMDFFNTWIEKGIIDRLSDVVEKKVVQLTYTDAVELLLKAKKKFEFPVTWGCDLQSEHERYITEQGFGGCPVIVRDYPKDIKAFYMRQNDDGRTVAAMDMLVPRIGELIGGSQREERLAYLEQRLDDLKLNKESYWWYLDLRRYGSGLKMHPLLFLCDSSPCRVRVGFREACAVCYWGRQYKRCNTLPSSTWIS
- the LOC121744517 gene encoding asparagine--tRNA ligase, chloroplastic/mitochondrial-like isoform X1, giving the protein MAAAATTLRLLKPLSSAAAPLLAHLNNPAINRSVAPLLLFSSAAVSRHHCSFCTAASASVSSGEATKAEPIESEKGAKIREFRRKLKIVDIKGGNDEGLDRLGETLVVRGWVRTLRAQSSVTFIEVNDGSCLSNMQCVMSSDADGYDQVESGVISTGASVWIQGTVVASQGSKQKVELKVDKLVTVGTSDPSFPIQKKRVSKEFLRTKAHLRPRTNTFGAVARVRNALAYATHKFFKENGFLWLSSPIITASDCEGAGEQFCVTTLFSNPSEAVHSPVNAIPTTQDGSVDWSKDFFGKPAFLTVSGQLNAETYATALTDVYTFGPTFRAENSNTSRHLAEFWMIEPELAFADLEDDMACATAYLQYVVKYVLENCKEDMDFFNTWIEKGIIDRLSDVVEKKVVQLTYTDAVELLLKAKKKFEFPVTWGCDLQSEHERYITEQGFGGCPVIVRDYPKDIKAFYMRQNDDGRTVAAMDMLVPRIGELIGGSQREERLAYLEQRLDDLKLNKESYWWYLDLRRYGSAGLKMHPLLFLCDSSPCRVRVGFREACAVCYWGRQYKRCNTLPSSTWIS